A segment of the Flavobacteriales bacterium genome:
ATGCGGTGCAGGAAGTGGCCATCCATCCAACCGCCAGCAAGGGTGCCGGCACCGATGCCCAACGGTGCGGCCAGTGCGAAGAGCACCAGCATGAGCCAGCTTGAGCCCGATGGCACGCCTGATTTGAGCAGCACGGTGGCCAGGGCGATGGCCATGGGAACCTTGTGCAGCACCACGCCAGTCAGGAATGGAGCATTGCTGGCCACACGCTCATCGGCGAAGGGCATGCCCTCGGTGAAGGAGTGCAGGAAGAGACTGGCCATGGTGAGCCAGGGCAGGGCGGCTTTGGCACCGTGCCGTGCATGCACATGGATGTGGCCATGCTCGATGCCCTCACTGAAGAATTCCAGCACCACTTGCAGCAGGAAGCCACCCAGCACCCACGCTCCGATCATGGCCCCTTCCTCCTCGTAGAGCTCGGGCAGCATGTGCAGAAAGACCACGCTCACCAGAAAGGCGCCGCTGAAGCCGAGCAGCAATCGCAGCCATTTCTGATCAGGCCGTACCACACGAACGGCCGCGCCGGCGATCATGGGCAAAGCGAAGAAGAGAAGCGCGACAAAAGGAATCATGCGTGAGGCTTACGGGTCCAGAGTACGAAGCGCTTCGAGCGCTCGGGGTCGAAAGGTTCGAGAACCGGACCATCGGTGCGGTCCTCAATGAAAAGGCCTGCCTTCAAGGCCATGCCTTCGATCTGGGCCGGGCTCAGGGCTTGTACGCGCTCCTCGAACAGATGCGAGCATCCCTTATCAATGACCGCGATGCGCTTCACCAGCACATCACCCTCACAATGCCGGGTCACCTCAAAACGCACCTCACCGACTTCATGTTCCTCGGCCGCCACCAGTTCACGGAGCACCAAGGGGGCATTCATGAAATCGAGCACGAACCGCCCACCGGGCGCGAGCATCGCCGCCACCGCATCGAGCACGCTCTGATCGTCGAGGAGGGAATCGAAGTAACCCAGACTGGTGAACAGGCAGGCGATGCCATCGAACCGGGCATTCCTGATCGGATCGCGCATGTCATGCTCAATGAACCGCGCCTCGGGAACCGCATCGCGCGCCTCCTGGATGCTCTCCGGACTGAGGTCCGCCCCGGTCACGTGGAAGCCCAATGACGCGAAATACCGCGCATGGCGCCCGCGGCCGCAAGCCAGATCGAGCACGCGAGAACCTGCAGGAAGGGCCCACCGGCTCTGGATTGCTTCGACCCAAGCCCGGGCCTCCGTTTCGTCGCGGTGGCCGTAGAGCAGCTTGTAGTACGGGGTGCCGAACCAGTTCCTGTACCAGCCCATTTGCTGAGCGCGAATGTAGGCCGGGGCAAACAAGCGGGCTGACATACGGGCGTGGATAACTCCGCCCCCTGCTATACGAGGCCCTGACCCCGCCGGTCTTGTTTTGTAAGGCTCTCCGCCCCAAGCCACATGGCCGACCTGCTCGACCGTATCCACGACCTGTATGATGAATTGGAGAAGCACCGCGTGATGCTCTCGTTCAAAGGAGGGCTTTCGCCCGAATTGATCACCGTGCTGCTCAATCTGGTGGAGCGAAAGCTCGAAGGCATGGAGCCTGACGCCAAAGCGCGCAAACGCGTATTCAACGTGGTGGTCGAATGCCTGCAGAACCTCTATCATCACAACGGGCATCTGCGAGCGGCCCATGATGGACGTGAAACCACCTCCGATCCGCACGGGGTGGTCATGCTCGCGCGAACCGACACGGGCTATTCCGTGCTCACCGGCAATTTCATGCACGGCGCCGATGTGGACATGCTCAAGAACCACTTGGACCGGATCAACTCGCTCAACGCCGAAGCGCTCCGCGAATGGTACCTTGCCAAGCTGGCCGATGGCAAGTATTCAGAAGCCGGCGGTGGCGGGCTGGGCATGATCGACATCGCTCGGCGCAGCGGGGGCAAGCTCGGCTATGCCTTCGTTCCGTACGATAAGGACAGTGCCTTCTTCAGCCTGAACG
Coding sequences within it:
- a CDS encoding ZIP family metal transporter: MIPFVALLFFALPMIAGAAVRVVRPDQKWLRLLLGFSGAFLVSVVFLHMLPELYEEEGAMIGAWVLGGFLLQVVLEFFSEGIEHGHIHVHARHGAKAALPWLTMASLFLHSFTEGMPFADERVASNAPFLTGVVLHKVPMAIALATVLLKSGVPSGSSWLMLVLFALAAPLGIGAGTLAGGWMDGHFLHRMLGLAIGMLLHIGTTIIFESAPDHRFNAARFAAVIIGVVLAALAVH
- a CDS encoding methyltransferase domain-containing protein — translated: MGWYRNWFGTPYYKLLYGHRDETEARAWVEAIQSRWALPAGSRVLDLACGRGRHARYFASLGFHVTGADLSPESIQEARDAVPEARFIEHDMRDPIRNARFDGIACLFTSLGYFDSLLDDQSVLDAVAAMLAPGGRFVLDFMNAPLVLRELVAAEEHEVGEVRFEVTRHCEGDVLVKRIAVIDKGCSHLFEERVQALSPAQIEGMALKAGLFIEDRTDGPVLEPFDPERSKRFVLWTRKPHA